A single Drosophila miranda strain MSH22 chromosome XR, D.miranda_PacBio2.1, whole genome shotgun sequence DNA region contains:
- the LOC108151506 gene encoding protein suppressor of hairy wing — protein sequence MECSKDINNIKYTPNISELLPEREYRCEKCGDQVFSNHSHYQLHLRQRHKVVISKPNFSAFHCPVERCRYHASAIARVEGRSFSSLRLVRQHFQKIHLAKNHKCPLCGEKFLLQRDLDRHKCLAHICNACGLTYSSAAGLRTHMRRKNHLLDKNDGKVAIPALRTWQKLQEITVTTNENLPTIPAMPLTPESSTEAAEPEQTYAWYLPPIDVQCVLQLPQDSQREKLDTETQTEFEDQNEILVPPLRNIETQTPDDNWDQGTIAEMTMVTATATVVQETQTPEDNWYQGTLAEMTTELNSELPVQAHTAATSVGHIETQTPDDNWDQETMTMVVQETQTPDDNWDPETMIEMTQEQEQTAATSVGHIETQTPAENWDQVQQHTASTSVGDGFPSYPDNEPMFGAQTSANMYTQTCDDLFEELGLSHIQTQTHWPDDGLYNTQHTQTCDEMLDELLENFTSTYTQTRWLDWQENEDNDR from the coding sequence ATGGAATGTTCCAAGGACATAAACAATATAAAATATACGCCAAACATTTCGGAGCTGCTGCCGGAACGCGAGTACCGATGTGAAAAATGTGGCGACCAGGTGTTCAGCAACCACAGCCACTACCAGCTTCATCTGCGGCAGAGGCACAAAGTGGTCATTTCTAAGCCAAACTTTTCTGCATTCCACTGTCCAGTGGAACGATGTCGGTACCATGCCTCTGCAATCGCTCGAGTGGAAGGCAGAAGCTTTTCCAGCCTGCGCCTGGTCCGGCAGCACTTTCAAAAGATCCACCTTGCCAAAAACCACAAATGTCCGCTCTGCGGCGAAAAGTTTCTGCTCCAACGAGACCTGGACAGGCACAAATGCTTGGCGCACATATGTAACGCTTGCGGGCTAACATATAGCAGCGCCGCTGGTCTGAGAACCCACATGCGACGCAAGAATCATCTGTTGGATAAAAATGACGGGAAGGTAGCAATACCTGCCCTCAGAACGTGGCAGAAGTTGCAGGAAATCACCGTCACCACTAATGAAAATCTACCTACAATTCCCGCAATGCCCCTCACTCCGGAGAGCTCCACGGAGGCAGCAGAACCAGAGCAAACATACGCTTGGTATTTGCCACCCATAGACGTTCAATGTGTGCTGCAGCTCCCGCAGGATTCGCAGAGAGAGAAGCTGGATACGGAAACTCAAACGGAATTCGAAGATCAAAATGAGATACTAGTGCCTCCACTGCGCAACATAGAAACCCAAACGCCAGACGACAACTGGGATCAGGGAACCATAGCCGAGATGACGATGGtcacggcaacggcaacggtaGTGCAGGAAACCCAAACGCCGGAAGACAATTGGTATCAGGGAACGTTGGCCGAAATGACGACGGAATTAAATTCGGAACTGCCGGTGCAGGCACACACGGCTGCCACTTCAGTTGGTCACATCGAAACCCAAACGCCAGACGACAACTGGGATCAGGAAACAATGACAATGGTAGTGCAGGAAACCCAGACACCAGACGACAACTGGGATCCAGAAACGATGATCGAGATGACGCAGGAGCAGGAACAGACTGCCGCCACTTCTGTGGGCCACATAGAGACCCAAACGCCAGCCGAAAACTGGGATCAAGTGCAGCAACACACTGCGTCCACTTCAGTCGGTGACGGTTTTCCCTCCTATCCCGATAACGAGCCTATGTTTGGCGCTCAGACTTCGGCCAACATGTACACCCAGACCTGTGATGATTTATTCGAGGAGCTGGGACTATCTCACATACAGACCCAGACCCATTGGCCGGACGATGGACTTTACAACACACAGCATACGCAAACCTGCGACGAAATGCTTGACGAGCTGCTGGAGAACTTTACTTCCACATATACACAGACCCGATGGCTGGACTGGCAGGAGAACGAAGATAACGACAGATGA
- the LOC108151505 gene encoding protein-cysteine N-palmitoyltransferase Rasp, translating into MPNAGLLSRCEIFVYFGVYIAYIVVGLYKIYELRDHIVKEAQFQFSDGWNLLPFLRRRRDDSNDELENFGDFIAKFWPFYLLHAIVNGVLNWKWPRLLCHGYAAVCALALGLNLHWTSLAVLVLLVASYFLVSLTGSKRLVWLLSAGWILWINVMKNNTWWIDRVGYTEYVMVIVTLSWSLLRGCSFALSKFSAQKDVKTSSYDFIQYLGYAMYFPCLTYGPIISYQRFAARRQGQGAPRNWLGFICAVGRSAIWWLLMQCGLHYFYIHYMARDVRMVAMMDSVFWQHSAGYFMGQFFFLYYVVTYGLGIAFAVHDGIPAPSRPRCIGRIHFYSDMWKYFDEGLYEFLFKHIYAELCGKHSSPARKFCATALTFAFVFVWHGCYTYVLIWSILNFLCLAAEKLYKSLISMPTYQTWTLRHLGPVGAQRLHAMLATQLFIPAAFSNVYFIGGQEIGDFLMRGAYLSGVGNYMALCFCSYCFFQCSELLLAKLKPKTT; encoded by the coding sequence ATGCCAAATGCCGGGTTGCTGAGCAGGTGCGAAATATTTGTTTATTTCGGTGTTTATATAGCTTATATTGTTGTTGGACTGTACAAAATCTATGAGCTGCGCGACCACATCGTTAAGGAGGCTCAGTTTCAGTTCTCGGATGGCTGGAACCTGCTCCCATTCCTGCGGCGTCGCCGCGATGACAGCAACGACGAGCTGGAGAACTTTGGGGACTTTATCGCAAAGTTCTGGCCCTTCTACTTGTTGCATGCGATTGTGAATGGAGTGCTTAACTGGAAGTGGCCACGCCTGCTGTGCCATGGATACGCTGCCGTTTGTGCCTTGGCACTGGGCCTTAATCTCCATTGGACATCGCTGGCGGTGCTGGTTCTGCTGGTCGCCAGCTATTTTCTGGTGTCGTTGACCGGCTCCAAGCGCCTGGTGTGGCTCCTCTCCGCCGGCTGGATCCTGTGGATCAATGTGATGAAGAACAACACGTGGTGGATTGACCGCGTTGGCTATACGGAGTATGTAATGGTGATAGTTACTCTTTCTTGGAGTTTGCTGCGCGGCTGCAGCTTTGCCCTGTCGAAATTTAGCGCACAGAAGGACGTGAAAACGTCAAGCTACGACTTTATCCAGTATCTGGGCTATGCCATGTACTTTCCATGCCTAACCTACGGGCCCATCATCAGCTACCAGCGATTCGCAGCTCGTCGCCAGGGACAGGGAGCGCCACGGAATTGGCTGGGATTTATTTGCGCCGTGGGACGCAGCGCTATCTGGTGGCTACTGATGCAGTGCGGACTCCACTACTTCTACATACACTACATGGCGAGGGATGTCCGTATGGTGGCCATGATGGACTCTGTTTTCTGGCAGCACTCTGCCGGCTATTTCATGGGACAGTTCTTCTTCCTTTACTACGTGGTCACCTATGGCCTGGGGATCGCCTTTGCGGTGCACGATGGGATTCCGGCGCCCAGTCGTCCCCGCTGCATTGGACGCATACACTTCTACTCGGACATGTGGAAGTACTTTGATGAGGGGCTCTACGAGTTCCTTTTCAAGCACATCTATGCAGAGCTGTGTGGCAAGCACTCCTCGCCTGCGAGAAAATTTTGTGCCACTGCCCTGACTTTTGCGTTTGTCTTCGTTTGGCATGGCTGCTACACCTATGTACTCATCTGGAGCATACTCAACTTCCTCTGCCTTGCCGCGGAGAAGCTCTACAAGTCGCTGATTTCCATGCCCACCTACCAGACCTGGACGCTTAGACACTTGGGCCCTGTCGGGGCTCAGAGACTGCATGCCATGCTGGCCACCCAGCTATTTATTCCGGCTGCCTTTTCGAATGTGTACTTCATTGGGGGACAGGAAATTGGCGACTTTCTGATGCGCGGCGCCTACTTAAGTGGAGTGGGTAACTATATGGCGCTCTGCTTTTGCAGCTACTGCTTCTTCCAATGCTCAGAGCTGCTCTTGGCCAAGTTAAAGCCAAAAACCACTTGA